The Acidicapsa ligni DNA window GTGATTGCGAGGAAAAGCGGGAAGCGGTATTTCGCCTGGAAGACCGGCTCGTTGGCAACGGCATGGCTCTCGCGCAGAGCCTGTTGAATATCGGCCAGTTCAGCTTCAGGGTTAGGGTCGCCCATCAGGCGCAGAACTTCCTTGGCCTCATCAATGCGGTCCTTTGAGACAGACCAGCGCGGGCTGCGGGGAATTCCAAACAGCAGCACCAGGAAGAGCAGAGCTGGAATCGCTGCGACTCCGAGCTGTACTCGCCATTCCAGCGGTCCGAGATGCAACAGGCGAATTCCGAAGTTGGAGGCATAGGCGAGCAGAATGCCGATGACGACGTTGATCTGGAAAGTCCCAACCATGCGGCCGCGCCATTTGGCAGGAGCGAGCTCCGTAATATAAACCGGGCCCAGCACCGAAGAAGCACCAATGCCCAGCCCTCCCAGAAAACGAAACGCCAGCAGGGCTGGCCAGTTCCACGCCAGTGCGCACCCCAGCGCCGAGATGACATAGAAGATCGCAGTAATCCGAAGCGTTTCACGTCCGCCAATCCACTGGCCGATTGAGCCTGCAAACATGGCTCCGACAACGGTGCCCGCAACGGCAATGAATACAGTGAATCCCTGCGTCCGATCCGTAAGGTGGTAGAGATGAGTGAGCGCTCCGATTGCTCCCGCTATCACTGCCGTGTCAAATCCAAAAAGCAGGCCGCCCAGTGCGCCACTGACGGTTGCCTTTACAAGATAGAAGTTGGGTCGCATCGCTCTCCCGTGGTCAAAACAGACGTTTCAGGAACATGGGCCATCATACATGCCGACTAATGGTGATGTACCGATTATGGAAACGATACCAAACCTTGCGGCAATGCGTTAACCCGCCACCGTGCCAGGTATGTTCTGACCATGGAAATTCTTTGAATTTGGGCCAATAAGTCCGGAAACTTTTAAATTCGTTCTAAAGTGGTCAACTTTGCACTCTTCTGCAAGTAGAATGCTCCAAGGCTGGCGGCACTATGCCTGATTGATCGATGTCCGTTGCCGCAGCCAGAAAGGAACTTTACTTTCGTGCGTTTTCTTAATCCATTTGCTCTTCGGCACCGTTCTGCCGCGCTCGCTGCCTCTCTTCCAATGATGGCTGCGCTGTTGCTTCCCACAGTTACGTTCGCCGACACGATCACGCTGAAGAATGGCGATCATCTCACAGGAACAGTTACCCAGCTTGCGGGTGGCAAACTCACCCTCACCACAAGTTATGCAGGCGATCTGACAATTACCTTTGACCAAGTAACAGACGTGAAGCTCGACAAGCCAGTTGTGCTCTCCAGAACGAACAAGGTCGGCAAGAAAACCGAGACTAAGACATCCAACATATCGGGCATCGAGCGCACGAACTCCGGTTTTACCGTGACGACGCCCAGTGGCACTGAGCCTGTGCCTGCTGCGGAGCTGACCACCCTGCGCACTACAGCCGGCGAACAAGCCTACCAGGCATCGCTGCATCCCGGATGGCTCCACGCATGGACAGGCGCGGCCAATGTCAGCTTTGCCCTGGCTCGCGGTAACAGCAACACGACGACTCTAGGCCTGGGAGCGGCGTTCACACGGCCTACCCCCACGGACAAGACATCGCTCTACTACAACGAGATCTACACGCATGATGGTCTGGCGGACGCAACGACGGCCAATAACAACTCTGCCGGTGCGCGGTACGACCATAACCTCAACCCCAAATACTTCGGCTTCGGCACTGGCGATTTCTATACAGACGCACTCCAGGAGCTGGACCTGCGTGCCGTTCTCGGTGGTGGACTTGGCTGGCATGCGATTGCAAAACCCAAGCAGCAGTTGGACATCCTCGGTGGACTTGTCTGGACGCATGAAAGCTACAGCGCTGTTCCTGCCAACGATACGACCACGCCAATTACGCCCGTGGTGCCGCCCCAGGTCAACAGTTTTGCTGCCCTCGATTTTGGAGAGCAGTACAGCCGCCAGATGGGGTCGAACAGCACCTTTACCGAACAGGCTTACATCTTCCCAAATCTAGCCGACACCAGCCAGTTCCGCTTCACTCTAAACAGCGTGCTGAGCACGAAGATCAAGTCTTTTCTCAGTTGGCAGACCGCAGTCAACGATGTCTACGTCACCAACCCTCCGTCCGGAACCAAGGATAATGACTTCATCCTGACGACCGGCCTTGGCTTCACCTTTAGCCGGAAATAAACAATCGGACAGGAGCGGGCAGGGAGAAACGATCTTTTCCTGCCTGCTCATGCCCAGCCCGGCTCCCGTGTGTAAGCAATAATCCTCTGAAATTTATAATTATCCTTAAGTAAAGCGATATATCTAGCCAAACTCCCCCCTCTCGCGTTACATTTCTTCCGATAAGTTTTTAAAACTATTTCGGTGCCAGGTCTTCGCAAGAAGGAGAACTCCACGATGAAATCCAATCGCTCGCTTACCCTGCTTCCCTATGCTGTCCTGCTGGGTGTTTTTGCATTGCCGTGCGCTGCGCAACAGCCCGACTATCTCAACACGCAACTGACGCCTGAGGCCCGCGCTCACGATCTTGTCTCCCGCATGACGCTGGATGAAAAAGCATCGCAGCTTGAGGACTGGGCGCCTGCGATTCCGCGCCTCGGCATCCCCGACTACCAGACGTGGAATGAAGCCCTGCATGGGGTTGCGCGCGCAGGGTATGCGACCGTATTTCCGCAGGCTATCGGCATGGCGGCTACCTGGGACCCGAAGATGGTGCATACCATGGGTGACATCATCTCCACCGAAGCGCGCGCCAAGTATAATCAGGCTCAGCGCGAGGGCAATCATCGGATCTTCTACGGCCTCACCTTCTGGTCGCCGAACATCAACATCTTCCGTGATCCTCGCTGGGGACGCGGGCAGGAGACCTATGGCGAAGACCCGTTCCTGACCAGCAGGATGGGAGTCGCCTTCGTCACCGGTGTGCAGGGAGATGATCCGGACCATCCGAAAGCCGTGGCAACGAGCAAGCATTTTGCCGTGCACAGCGGACCCGAATCGCAGCGCCATACTTTCGACGTGCATCCAAGCCAGCGCGATCTCGAAGAGACGTATCTGCCCGCCTTCCGCGCAACGGTCGTGGATGGCCACGTCAAGTCAGTGATGTGCGCCTATAACGCCATCGATACCTTCGCGGCCTGCGCCAATAAAAATCTTCTTCAGGATCATCTGCGCAAAGCATGGGGTTTCAATGGCTTCGTCGTCTCCGATTGCGCAGCCATCATGGACGTCTTCAACGGCCATAAGAACGCGCCTGACATCCTGCATGCCGCCGCGATCTCTATTGAAGCAGGGACTGATCTTTCGTGCAGCATCTGGGCGCCGGGATTCAACACGCTCGCCGATGCGGTCCGCCAGAAGGTCGTTTCAGAAGACCTGATCACGCGCTCCGCCGAACGCCTGTATACCGCGCGCTTTCAGCTTGGGCTCTTCGATCCACTCGGATCCAATCCGCTGGACAACATTCCGTTCAACGTAAACGACTCCGAAGCAGACAGCTTTCAAGCGATGAAAGCCGCAGAGGAAGCGATTGTTCTGCTCAAGAATGACGGCACGCTTCCCTTCATGGAGACACCTGCCAAAATTGCGGTCGTGGGCCCGGAGGCAGACCTGCTGGTCGGCCTGGAGGGTAACTACAACGGAGTTCCCCGCATGCCGATTGAGCCGATCGACGGCATTGTCGATCAGTTCCCTGGATCGCAGATTCACTATGCGCAGGGCAGCACCCTGGCCGAGGGGGCGAAGGTTCCAGTGCCGCGTACGGTCTTCAACAACGGCACCGGATTGTTGACCGAGTTTTTTGCCACTCCTGATTGGACGGGCCGTCCGGTAGCCACGCGCACCGAAGCTGGCATTCAGGACAACTGGGGCGATTCGCTTCCTGTCGACGAACTCGACACGCACACCTACTCCGTGCGCTGGAGCGGGGCTTTGGCTGTTCCCGCTGCGGGTCATTACACCTTCAGCATTGAGCCTGAGGATGCTTTTCCCTACTCGCCGAAGGATAGCTTCCGGCTGACGCTCGACGGCAAAGTTCTGGCCGAGGGCGACCTTCGTAAAAAGATTGATATCTCGGCCATGGGTAACTTCAAATCCGCTCCGGGAGCATCGCCCAGCGCGCCGCCGATCATGAACGGCAATGCTCCAGCCGTGGTCTCTGTCGACTTTGCCGACACCACTCCGCATGAGTTCAAGCTGGAATACAGCCACACCGGCGATCAGGCCGGCGGCGGACTCTATCTCAAGTGGGAAGCACCAGCCCAGGCCCAGCTCGATGAAGCCGTTGCTGCTGCTAAGAAATCCGATGTGGTGGTCGCGTTTGTCGGGCTTTCTCCGCAGTTGGAAGGCGAAGAAATGCCGATCAAGATTGATGGCTTTGCGGGCGGCGACCGCACCAAGATCGCACTGCCTGCAGCCCAGCAAAAACTGCTTGAAGCTGTCGCAGCAACCGGCAAACCAGTCGTCGTTGTGCTGATGAGCGGCAGTGCAGTTGCGCTTCCCTGGGCCAAAGATCACGCCGCTGCGGTACTCGAAGCATGGTATCCGGGCGAGCAGGGCGGAGCCGCGATTGCACGCACTCTTGCCGGAATTAACAATCCCGCAGGTCGCCTGCCTGTCACGTTCTATAACAGCGTGGACGATCTGCCCGCCTTTACCGACTACAGCCTCAAGGGACGCACCTATCGTTACTACACAGGCAAGCCGGAGTGGGGATTTGGTTATGGTCTTAGTTACTCCAGCTTCAAGTACGGGCCGGTGAAGCTATCCGCACCCAGCATTCAGGCCGGTCAACCTTTGAGTGCAACTGTCAGCGTCACCAACCTGAGCAAGATAGGCGGCGACGAAGTGGTCGAAGCCTACCTCAAGACACCACAGACTGAGGGACCGATCCACTCGCTGGCGGCCTTCCAGCGTATTCATCTACAGGCGGGAGAGACACGGGAAGTGACTCTTCATATCAATCCCCGCCAACTCTCCAGCGTCGATGACAAGGGTGAGCGCAGCGTGTTAGCCGGCAAATATCAGCTCACAGTAGCATCAACTCAACCCCAGGAAACGGCAGTCAAATCTGCTGCCGACTTCACCGTCACCGGTTCGCAGGCGTTGCCTCGCTAACCGCATCAACGTATCAAGGCTCATAAATGGGGATACCCGGATCTCGCAATTGAGATTTGGGTATCTTAAGTTGCCTCTCATCTTTGAAATGAGGTGCCATTTCATTGGCTACGGAAACAAAACAAGTTAGGATTATCCCGTGAGTCGCAAAGGTAGCCGCACAACCGTTCCCAGCAAACCCGATATTCGCACCGTGGCAGCATTGGCCAAGGTCTCGATTGCCACCGTCTCACGCACGATCAACTCCTCGCCCGCCGTCAGCCAGAAGCTATCGCAGCGCGTCTGGCAGGCCATCGAGCAGTTGAATTATTTTCCGAACACCCATGCGCGCAGCCTGGTATCAGGCCGCAGCCGCATTTTCGGCATCATTGTTGAAAACATTACCAATCCCTTCTTCCCCGAGCTTATCTCCAGCTTTGAAGAAATCGCCGTCGCTCACGGCTACGAAATCCTGGTCAGTTCCTCCAACATTAACTCCGCGAGCCAGCTCACCAGTTGCGTCCGGCGCATGCTTGAGCGCAAGGTCGAGGGCGTTGCGGTTCTGACCTTCGGCAGCGAGGAGTCGGTACTCGATCAACTCTCCATCCATAACATGCCGATTGTTCTGGCCGAGTTTCACCTTGACGATCCCAAGGTCAGCACGATCCTGCTCGACTATTCAGCAGGTATTCAGGCCGCCGTTCAGCACCTCGTCGGGCTTGGCCATAGCCGTATCGGATTTCTAGCCGGCCCACACGAACTCCACTCCGCCGTCACCCGCGTCAAGGACTTCCAGAAGTCCATGGCAGACGTTGGTCTCTCGGTCCAGAAGAGCTGGATCATCGAATGCGATCACACGCTCAAAGGCGGCGTTGTCGGGTTTGAAAAACTGACCGCGCTTCAAAACCGTCCAACTGCGGTCATCTGCTCCAACGACATGACGGCTATTGGAGTGTTGCGCGCTGTTTACATGACTGGCCTGCGCGTACCTGAAGATCTTTCCGTCATCGGCCTCGACGATATCGACTTTGCCGAGTTCACTTTGCCGCCGCTCACGACAATTCGCCTGTCGCGACAGGAGTTGGCGAAAGCCGCGTTCGATGCACTATTACTGCAGGCTGAGAATGCAGCCAATGGTCCGAACGCAGCACAAGTCATCCAGCGTGAGTTTCTGGTCTCGACCAGTTTGGTAGTCCGCGGCTCAACTGCCGGGCCCAGCCCCGACTAAGGTCGGACTAAGCCCCTACAAGGCGATGCAGGACTAAATCAGGCAACCCGGCGTTTCGTCGCGAACTCATACGAAGCATCGCGCCGTTCTTTTTCTCGCAGGCGTTGCACGGCATCATGACTTCGCCAGGCAGCCGTGCGCCGATCGGGAAAGACCTCCGCATCGCCAAACCGAACCACTGCTGTAAATCGCTCCGTTCCAAGAACCCTCATCAGGTGCGGGAAGAACGATTCATCTCCAAACCAGCAAAAGTGGCTCTCGGCAATATCCGCCGTCCATGGCTCGTAAAAGATTGCCGCTGGAATCACGGCCAGTCCCGCCTCGATCGCCGGTGCAAACAGCGTGGAGTGAAAGCGCTGTACTTCACTGCCATCCGTGCTTGTCCCTTCGGGAAAGAGCAGGACCGGCACCCCTGAGTCCAGCCGCAGCCCCATCGACTCTGCTGTATCCCACGCACTCAGACGGCTACCGCGATCGACGAAGATTGTTCCACCCAACCGCGCCAGGAAGCCAAATGCTGGCCAGGAGGCGATCTCGCTCTTCGCTACGAACGCGCATGGCAGAGCAGCACTGCAAATCGCGATATCCAGATAACTGAGATGGTTGGCGACAATCAGGGTCGGGCCATTCGGCAATGGGCCCTCGACTCGGTAGCGAATGCCCATGGACGCCAGCGTGATCCGCCCACAAAACTGCATCCACTCCGCCCGTTGATGCGGAGAGATAGGACCGCGAAGGCGCGTGAGACCGAAGCGCAGCCAGCACACCATGAAAGAAAGAAACAGGACCAAGCCGCTTCGCGCGGCCCTTCCATTCACTGGGTCAGCGGCGCCAGGAAGCGGTTCCGCGCAGACGACGAAATCGTACGCAGATCCAACAGCGTCAGGAAATCGATCGTCCCAAACTCCTTATCCCAGGCGGGAGCGCTGCAAATACGCGCTCCAATTGCCAGATACGTCCTGAGCAATTTCGGCACCTTTACAGCTTCCTCCGAGCTTTCATTCACAACAGCATCCGGGCACTCAAACCCACGCATGGGGATCGTTTCCAGCTCCTGCGCAACGCGATAGTTACCAAGCTGGCGATACATTCCCCAGCCCTCGCGCGGGTCTACTGAATTCAGCGAGGAGCACCCAATCAAATAACGCAACTGCATGTCTGTGGCGTACTGTGCAATTCCGCGCCAGAGCAGGGTAAGCACCTCAGGGGTGCGATGTTCGCGATCAATGGCCGCGCGCCCCAGTTCGAGGATCTCTCCACGCATCGATTCATAGATGGAGAGGTCGAACTCCTGCTCGGAGTAGTAGCCCAGGTTTTCGCGCGCAGTGGCTCCGGATTGCATACGGTAAGTGCCCACGATACGCCCATCGGCTTTGTCTTCCACCAGCAGGTGCTCGCAGAAGAGGTCGAACTGATCCGTGTCCAGGCCTGTCTCGTACGAGGACTCAAGCCCTTTGCCTAGTTCTATATTGAAGACTTTAAAACGCAAACGGCAGATAGCATCGCGATCCACTACGGACTCAGCCAGCCGGACGCGATAATGACCAACCTCGGCATGAATGCGAGGACGCGGCGGATGAACTGGAGTGCAGGGCTCAACCTCAGCAACCGAACCCGCAATTGGCAAAAGAGCTACCCCGCCACCCGAATAGAAATCCGGGTAGGAGCCAGAAAGCGATACATCCCAAAGCGGTGTGGCAGCCACCGCCGACCTGGAAGCAACTGGAACGCCTGAACGGGTAATCACGCCGACAGTATGGAGCGTTTTCTGCTAAAGGACGGTGAACTTGCTGCAAATACCGTGCAAATTTTCAGCAGTTCCTTATTTAGGAAAACACTGGAAATCGTTGGTTATCTGGATATGACTGCCTGAGAAATACTCCACCTTCCGCTCTCCGCCGAAAAATGTAAAAGGCCCACGCAATGAGCGCGGGCCTCGGGTTAATTCGTATTGCGAAGGTTAGCAGCAACCGCCGGCAATCGAGGGGATCACCAGCACTTCATCGCCATCCTGGAACGCATACTTCTCGTTGCCGAGAAAGCGAATATCTTCCTCGTTTACATAAAAGTTGATGAACTTGCGAACCTCGCCATCCTCGCCACGCAGATGCTGGCGCAGCGCGGGAAAGCGGCCTTCCATATCTGTCACCAACTCCGGCAGGTTCGCCGCATTGCTATCAATCTCGCGAACGTTATTCGTATGTTTCTGAAACGCATTTGGCAACACTACCTTAACTGACATATTCCACTCCCGCGCCCGTTAAGGCCGCTTGCTGTTCTTCGAGATACGTTACAAAATCCGACATACGAGGCCGCACTGGCACGGACTGCTGGTAGGCGCCGGTCAGTACATCCGTGGTCTTGAGGCCGTTGCCGGTAATGCAGCTTACGGTCAGTTCATCGGGCTTGATGCGTCCATGCGCGTAGAGACGAGCGGTGACAGCGGTTGTAACTCCGCCAGCCGTCTCGGTGAAGATGCCTTCAGTCTCAGCCAGTTCCTGGATCGCCGAAACAATCTCGATGTCTGAAACATCCTCGGCCCATCCGCCCGTCTCGCGAATTACGCGAATCGCATACGGTCCATCGGCAGGATTGCCAATCGCCAGCGAGCGCGCAATCGTGTTCGGCCGCTGCGGCTCAATGCCGTCCGCGCCATTCTTCACTGCTGTTGAAATCGGCGAGCATCCAGTCGCCTGGGCACCAAAGAAACGAACATGCTTCTCTTTCACCAGGCCGAGAGCAATCAGTTCGCTGAAAGCCTTTTTGATCTTGGTGATGAGCGATCCGCCGGCCATCGGGACCACTACATTGTCCGGCAGACGCCAGCCGAGCTGCTCGGCGATTTCATAGCCCACGGTCTTCGAACCCTCAGCGTAATAAGGCCGCAAGTTCACGTTCACGAAACCCCAGTTGTACTTCTCCGCAATCTGCGAGCAGAGGCGGTTGCAGTGGTCATAGTTGCCGTCGATGCGAATCAGTGTCGCGCCATAGACCTGCGTGTTCAGGATCTTCGCCGGTTCCAGATCGGCGGGTACGAGGATGTAGGTCTTCAATCCCAGGCGAGCCGCGCCGGCAGCTACTGCGTTCGCCAGGTTGCCTGTCGAGGAGCAGCCGACGGTATCGAATCCAAAGGCCTGGGCATTGGCCAGCGCGACCGCGACGACGCGATCCTTGAAGCTCAGCGTCGGCATGCAGACGGCATCATTTTTGATGTAGAGATTGTTCGCGCCAATGCGCTTGGCAAGACGCGGCGCTTCCACTAGCGGAGTCAGACCGGCAGGAGTCGTGGGAACATAGCTATCCGAAACCGGCAGCAACGCACGGTAGCGCCACATGTTCAGCGGTCCTGCAGAGATGGCATCACGGGTAAAACGGGAGCGGGCATAATCTAAGTCGAAGCTAACTTCCAGGGGAGAAAAACACGAATCACAGATTGACAGCGGCTGATTCTCGTAACACTTGCCGCACTCCTTACATCGCAGTTCATAAGACGCAGTCATAATTCCCTCACAGTGCGAGAGTCGCTGAGTCCGAATACGGGTACGCCTGTCTCGGCTCAAAAGTGAGCAAACTTGAGAGGATTCAATTGCGGAAACGCCCAACCCAAAAACCAGTGCGCTTCCCGAATCTCATGTCCCCCGTTACCGGGCGAGAGTTGACACCGTGATCCTCTGTTGCGGAGGCCGGTTGTCGTGGCGTCGCAGGGCTCGTCCCTCAACCACTCTTCATGAAATCCAAGCCTGTTCCCGTCAGGAACAAACCAGAATATGTATTGTTGATACCATACCCGGCACTCGGGTGCAACCCACCTCGCAGCGAATGGCGTGAAGCGCGCATCCAACGGTCGTCCTTCTTGGTTGGATTGAGAATGCAAAATTGCGCTCAAATTCTGCGATAAACCTGCCCGCGCGACTCGATATCGACAACCAGAAGATTCGGTTCTTTGATCAATAAAAGGATCCTATACCCACCCACGCGGGCGGAACGCTTATCACTCCCCTGCAGCGGATAGGAATTTGTCGGATTCAAAGGATCAGCCGCAACAGCTTCAATCTTTTCGGATATTCGCTTACGGGTTGGTACATCCAGTGCATTGAGGCTTTTTGCAGCGCTTTTTGTCAGAACAATTTCAAGCGGCAACTTCACTGCACAGAAGTCCAGGAGACAACGTTACCCGCGGTCAAATCTGCGAGGGCAGCATCGAACTTGCAAGAGACTTCATCTCGCGTCATCATGGCATCAAGCCAATCAATGACATTTAATATTCGTTCAGAATTCACTTGTAATTGAGTTAGTTGCTTGCCAATCAAGCTTTTTGGCGGAAAGCTGCCTCGGTCCGAGAGAACTCGATTGACTAGCTCGTACATACGTGAGAGATAATCTCGAAAATCCTGGGATCGCTCATTCGATGAATGCTCAGGAAAAGCATGAGCAGGAACTACATATTCTATAAAGTGATCAAATTCATCAAGGGCGCGTGTCGTGTCTCGATTAAGACTCGCAAGCCGCTTATAGATTTGCCAATGCTGAAATAAAGAGGATGCTTTGGCCCCTGGGCGCGCAAGAGCTGCAGCGATTTCGGATGCCTGGGCAAGAGCACCAAATAAGCGTGCATTCCATAGGTCACTTCCAACTTCCATCGCCACGCTAGTAGTCATCGGTCCCTCATCCCTGTGGTCAATTCATTGCCAGACTACTCTCCATAATTCTACCTGACAGTATAACGCCGAGAACTTTCCTTGTCAGTTGGCGTAGAGGCGAACATAATCGACCTGAAAATCGGCTGGAAACTCAGCAGTTGCGTCGGGGTTTTTCGGCCAATCTCCGCCCACAGCCAAGTTGATCAACAGGAAGACACTATCCCCTGTATCGAATGGCCAGACTGGATTTTTGAACTTTGTCAGGCTCTCAGGATTGGTGTAAGTCACATACGGCTTCGAGGGATCATCGACGTAATACGCGACAGAATCCTTCTTCCAGATCATCCCGTAGGTATGCCATCCAGACGCCGTTTGGCCTTCAGGAAAATAGAATTTCGTTCCCAGGCCATCGTCGCCGACGAAGCCTTTTCCGTGTATCGACCCCTCATTCCAATCCGGCTTCAGTGCAGCGTTCACCCGCTCCAGAATGTCCTGCTCGCCTGAGGCTGGCCATCCGACGGTTGCGATGTTGTTGCCCAGCGTCCAGAAGGCAGGCCACATTCCCTGCGCCTCAGGAACCTTCGCCCGAACCTCAAGCCGCCCGTACTGCAGGCTGAACAATCCCTGCGACTTCAGCCGTGCCGAGGTATAGGCGCCGGTCGCGGTTTTACGCGCCACAACATGCAGCAAACCATCCGTGCCGACGTAGGCGTTCGGCTGCGACGGATCGCATGGCGCGGCAGTCGATCCCCATGCGCAGTAATCTTCCAGCTCATGATTGCCAAATCCACTGGAGCCCGTTTCGTAGCCCCAGACCGTCGCATCCGGCTGCTGATTTGCGCTCGTCTTGTTGTCGAACTCATCACTCCAAACCAGCGTTCCCGCTGGAATATTCAGAGCAAAGCTCTTGCGAACGACAGCGCTATCCCGATTGCCAGGAGCCGTCGCGTAGGCCGTTACCGTCGCATTGGAAGTCACCAGAAACGGCGCTTGATAAATTGGCGAAGTCGCAGTCGGCGCCATCCCGTCAACCGTGTAACGCACCGTTGCTCCCGGCGTTGGGCTGGCCAGCGAGACAATGACAGCTCCGTTTTGAGCGGCCTTCGTGCTCAGGATTGGCACGCCGGCCTGCATGGGCGTCTGGGCCGAAGCCGTCAAACTCAGCCCTCCATCCATTCCATCGATACTCAAACCACTGCTCAAACCACTCAGCAAAACAATCGCCAGGACAGACACAACAGCCTTCATCACAGACATCTACCTCCAGATAGCAATGCGCACCAGCAATGCGGACGAGTTCAATTACATCATGCACGCCCACGGTTGCGCAGGGATCAGGATGGAGTTATGACAAAGGGGCCGGACTCAGGGGCCAGGGTTGTGCTCCGGGCTCAGTGTTCAGGCTCAGTATGCAAACTCAGTATTCAGGCTCACAGCGGAGTGCCTGGGAAATGCTGCCGAAACGCGAGTTGCACCCGTTCACTGCCCGAGGACACAACCGCCTGCGCCACCCGGGCTCGTATCTCTGAGGAGTCGTAAACGCGGCTGATTGCCTCCAGCGCCGACGGTGCCAGCCTCGCATCCTCCTCAATCACGTCCAGCAAAAATTCGATTCCCGCACTCAATCGTGTCAGCGCAATTGCGTTGTCCAGCACGGAGCCAAACCATGCGTCCGCACCCTGGCGCCGCCGCGCTACCAGCGCTTTGAGCGCCTCGATGTTGTGTGTATCCGCCAACGAATATGCGGCCTCCGCAGCCGTATCTTCCTCGTCATCCAGAAAATCAGCGACCAGTTCAATTGCGGCGGGGTTGCTGCCTTCAAGAGCGAGCAAAGCCGAAAAGCATACTCCCAGCACTTCAGGATCTTCTTTCCGAAGCAGTACGCGCATCTTCAGCAACAGCGAAGCAGTGGGGCCGCCTGCCAGCCCGATCGCGCGGACGGCTTCCATCCGCACCGTCTTGTCGGAATCAATCAGCGGCTCAAGCAGCAGGTCGAGCAATTCGATATTGTTCAGTCCAGGACACGCGACCAGCGCAAGAGTGCATGTTCCGCGCAACGCACCGGCCGTATCGGACTGCCCGCCCCAGACCGGTTCTTCCTGGTGATGCCGCAGCCCGAGCAGATATACATTCGCATCGCGACACTCCATTTTCACCAATGCCTTGGCCAGTGCGCTCTTCGCCCAGCACTGTGGATCATTCTTCACCGGATCGATAAAAAAGCGTTCAAAGGCTGCAAGGGCTTCGGGAAGCAATGCCT harbors:
- a CDS encoding GNAT family N-acetyltransferase, with translation MITRSGVPVASRSAVAATPLWDVSLSGSYPDFYSGGGVALLPIAGSVAEVEPCTPVHPPRPRIHAEVGHYRVRLAESVVDRDAICRLRFKVFNIELGKGLESSYETGLDTDQFDLFCEHLLVEDKADGRIVGTYRMQSGATARENLGYYSEQEFDLSIYESMRGEILELGRAAIDREHRTPEVLTLLWRGIAQYATDMQLRYLIGCSSLNSVDPREGWGMYRQLGNYRVAQELETIPMRGFECPDAVVNESSEEAVKVPKLLRTYLAIGARICSAPAWDKEFGTIDFLTLLDLRTISSSARNRFLAPLTQ
- a CDS encoding MoaD/ThiS family protein — protein: MSVKVVLPNAFQKHTNNVREIDSNAANLPELVTDMEGRFPALRQHLRGEDGEVRKFINFYVNEEDIRFLGNEKYAFQDGDEVLVIPSIAGGCC
- the thrC gene encoding threonine synthase; the protein is MTASYELRCKECGKCYENQPLSICDSCFSPLEVSFDLDYARSRFTRDAISAGPLNMWRYRALLPVSDSYVPTTPAGLTPLVEAPRLAKRIGANNLYIKNDAVCMPTLSFKDRVVAVALANAQAFGFDTVGCSSTGNLANAVAAGAARLGLKTYILVPADLEPAKILNTQVYGATLIRIDGNYDHCNRLCSQIAEKYNWGFVNVNLRPYYAEGSKTVGYEIAEQLGWRLPDNVVVPMAGGSLITKIKKAFSELIALGLVKEKHVRFFGAQATGCSPISTAVKNGADGIEPQRPNTIARSLAIGNPADGPYAIRVIRETGGWAEDVSDIEIVSAIQELAETEGIFTETAGGVTTAVTARLYAHGRIKPDELTVSCITGNGLKTTDVLTGAYQQSVPVRPRMSDFVTYLEEQQAALTGAGVEYVS
- a CDS encoding type II toxin-antitoxin system RelE family toxin produces the protein MKLPLEIVLTKSAAKSLNALDVPTRKRISEKIEAVAADPLNPTNSYPLQGSDKRSARVGGYRILLLIKEPNLLVVDIESRGQVYRRI
- a CDS encoding chitobiase/beta-hexosaminidase C-terminal domain-containing protein; its protein translation is MSVMKAVVSVLAIVLLSGLSSGLSIDGMDGGLSLTASAQTPMQAGVPILSTKAAQNGAVIVSLASPTPGATVRYTVDGMAPTATSPIYQAPFLVTSNATVTAYATAPGNRDSAVVRKSFALNIPAGTLVWSDEFDNKTSANQQPDATVWGYETGSSGFGNHELEDYCAWGSTAAPCDPSQPNAYVGTDGLLHVVARKTATGAYTSARLKSQGLFSLQYGRLEVRAKVPEAQGMWPAFWTLGNNIATVGWPASGEQDILERVNAALKPDWNEGSIHGKGFVGDDGLGTKFYFPEGQTASGWHTYGMIWKKDSVAYYVDDPSKPYVTYTNPESLTKFKNPVWPFDTGDSVFLLINLAVGGDWPKNPDATAEFPADFQVDYVRLYAN
- a CDS encoding HEAT repeat domain-containing protein, producing the protein MSSMMLKAALSSTGTRISANRSFERELAQLESMSGRVVDAQDIAQVRKALGHANNYLVAKAARIATEHNLQALLPEALAAFERFFIDPVKNDPQCWAKSALAKALVKMECRDANVYLLGLRHHQEEPVWGGQSDTAGALRGTCTLALVACPGLNNIELLDLLLEPLIDSDKTVRMEAVRAIGLAGGPTASLLLKMRVLLRKEDPEVLGVCFSALLALEGSNPAAIELVADFLDDEEDTAAEAAYSLADTHNIEALKALVARRRQGADAWFGSVLDNAIALTRLSAGIEFLLDVIEEDARLAPSALEAISRVYDSSEIRARVAQAVVSSGSERVQLAFRQHFPGTPL